The following proteins are encoded in a genomic region of Bicyclus anynana chromosome 12, ilBicAnyn1.1, whole genome shotgun sequence:
- the LOC112047694 gene encoding solute carrier family 22 member 13-like produces MFRAAKVNNLSTEHIKDTVKKSMENMNIEENKKVSASYLDFFKDIQTVIITLSTFVIWFVLGVTYYGIYQYMTFLGTNIYFTVVILGLIQVPLCLVQVAMTRLFKRRTALALAFLITGVTMAGLIFTPNGHWSTTFLGVAGFSASSATYAVTYLYQAELFPTPLRNMSLGIVSAAGKIGAMIAPFIANISPTWVPSLIFCLLSVLAVGVFFLLPETKGNNLKDTID; encoded by the exons ATGTTTAGAGCTGCTAAAGT AAACAACTTAAGTACAGAACACATTAAAGACACTGTGAAAAAAAGTATGGAGAATATGAATATAGAGGAAAACAAAAAAGTGTCTGCATCTTATTTGGACTTTTTCAAGGACATACAAACTGTTATTATAACTTTGTCCACGTTTGTGATATGGTTCGTCCTCGGTGTCACTTATTATGGTATTTACCAGTACATGACCTTTCTTGGAACAAATATATACTTCACAGTTGTCATTTTGGGGTTGATCCAG gTCCCTTTATGCCTCGTGCAAGTTGCAATGACAAGGCTGTTCAAACGTAGAACAGCTCTTGCTTTAGCATTCTTAATCACTGGCGTCACGATGGCCGGTCTCATATTTACCCCGAACGGTCACTGGTCTACCACCTTCCTCGGTGTAGCAGGATTCTCTGCCAGTTCAGCGACTTACGCGGTCACCTATTTGTACCAAGCGGAATTATTTCCTACCCCTTTGAGGAATATGTCTTTGGGTATAGTTTCTGCAGCTGGGAAGATTGGGGCAATGATTGCCCCTTTTATAGCAAATATATCCCCTACGTGGGTGCCTTCGTTGATATTTTGTTTACTGTCGGTCCTTGCGGTTGGGGTTTTTTTCCTACTTCCGGAGACAAAGGGAAATAATTTGAAGGATACCATTGATTAg
- the LOC112047684 gene encoding solute carrier family 22 member 3 isoform X1, protein MEKDVKVSNVSVFKINEIDKEKTDKNVTSESDYLEDCIGANGIWQTFVSFAILTRSIAMFNMISIVFLTPTTDYLCIEFKDNITIEARNGTCYENCTKYVFHSEAMRTTLISEFGLICDREWMASFSQTIIMCGVVFGVSIFGWISDRFGRRVALISSSLLNVITMIPASFVSSYWMFNCLRFVTGIASGGSLIVAIPVIMEITGKRYREYAGATCLLPDGIAQALLALYAYYLPNWDSYLLGLGVTCILILILVCFVPESPRWLVANGKVDNALKIMFGAAKVNKLSTEHITDTVMKSMENMKIEEKKVTASYLDFFKDIQTIIITMSTFVIWFVLGVTYYGIYQYMTFLGSNIYITVVILGLIQVPLCLVEIALTRLFKRRTAIASAFLVTGVSMTGLIFTPEGHWATTLLGVVGFSASSATYAVTYLCQAELFPTPLRNMSFGIVSAAGKVGSMIAPFIANMSPKWVPSLIFSVLSVVAVGFCLLLPETKGKNLKDTID, encoded by the exons ATGGAGAAAGATGTAAAAGTGTCCAATGTTAGTGtttttaaaatcaatgaaaTCGATAAAGAAAAGACTGACAAAAATGTAACCAGTGAAAGTGATTACTTAGAAGACTGTATAGGTGCTAATGGAATTTGGCAGACGTTTGTCTCTTTTGCCATATTGACGAGATCTATTGCAATGTTTAATATGATATCAATAGTATTTCTAACTCCAACTACCGACTATCTATGTATTGAGTTCAAGGACAACATTACCATAGAAGCTAGAAATGGGACTTGTTATGAAAATTGCACAAAATATGTTTTCCATTCGGAGGCTATGCGGACCACTTTGATATCAGAATTTGGATTGATTTGCGATAGGGAATGGATGGCAAGTTTCAGTCAGACGATTATAATGTGTGGCGTTGTATTTGGAGTTTCAATTTTTGGATGGATCTCagatag ATTTGGCCGTCGCGTAGCACTGATTTCTTCGTCCCTTCTGAATGTTATAACCATGATACCGGCGTCATTTGTCTCCAGCTACTGGATGTTTAATTGTTTGCGGTTCGTCACTGGCATCGCTTCCGGCGGCTCTCTAATAGTTGCTATACCGGTTATAATGGAAATTACCGGGAAACGATACAGAGAGTATGCAG gaGCAACTTGTCTACTTCCTGATGGTATTGCACAAGCATTATTAGCTTTGTATGCATACTATTTACCAAATTGGGACTCATACTTGCTTGGACTTGGTGTTACATGCATTCTCATTTTGATATTGGTATGCTTTGTACCGGAATCACCTAGGTGGTTGGTAGCCAATGGAAAGGTGGATAATGCTTTGAAAATCATGTTTGGTGCTGCTAAGGT AAATAAGCTAAGTACAGAACACATTACAGACACTGTGATGAAAAGTatggaaaatatgaaaattgaagaaaaaaaagtgaCTGCATCTTATTTGGACTTTTTCAAGGACATACAAACTATCATTATAACTATGTCCACTTTTGTGATATGGTTCGTCCTAGGTGTCACTTATTATGGTATATACCAGTACATGACCTTTCTTGGATCCAATATTTACATAACTGTAGTCATTTTAGGGTTGATCCAG GTCCCCTTATGCCTCGTAGAAATAGCATTGACGAGGCTGTTTAAACGAAGAACAGCAATCGCTTCAGCATTTCTGGTCACCGGTGTCTCCATGACCGGTCTCATCTTTACTCCTGAAGGTCACTGGGCTACAACCTTGCTGGGCGTTGTAGGATTCTCCGCCAGTTCAGCGACTTACGCGGTCACCTACTTGTGCCAAGCGGAATTATTCCCTACCCCTTTGAGGAATATGTCTTTTGGTATAGTCTCCGCAGCTGGAAAGGTTGGGTCAATGATTGCCCCTTTTATAGCGAATATGTCCCCTAAGTGGGTCCCATCGTTGATATTTTCTGTACTGTCGGTCGTTGCGGTTGGGTTTTGTTTGTTACTACCGGAGACAAAGGGAAAGAATTTAAAGGATACCATTGATTAg
- the LOC112047684 gene encoding solute carrier family 22 member 13 isoform X2: MEKDVKVSNVSVFKINEIDKEKTDKNVTSESDYLEDCIGANGIWQTFVSFAILTRSIAMFNMISIVFLTPTTDYLCIEFKDNITIEARNGTCYENCTKYVFHSEAMRTTLISEFGLICDREWMASFSQTIIMCGVVFGVSIFGWISDRFGRRVALISSSLLNVITMIPASFVSSYWMFNCLRFVTGIASGGSLIVAIPVIMEITGKRYREYAGATCLLPDGIAQALLALYAYYLPNWDSYLLGLGVTCILILILVCFVPESPRWLVANGKVDNALKIMFGAAKVPLCLVEIALTRLFKRRTAIASAFLVTGVSMTGLIFTPEGHWATTLLGVVGFSASSATYAVTYLCQAELFPTPLRNMSFGIVSAAGKVGSMIAPFIANMSPKWVPSLIFSVLSVVAVGFCLLLPETKGKNLKDTID; encoded by the exons ATGGAGAAAGATGTAAAAGTGTCCAATGTTAGTGtttttaaaatcaatgaaaTCGATAAAGAAAAGACTGACAAAAATGTAACCAGTGAAAGTGATTACTTAGAAGACTGTATAGGTGCTAATGGAATTTGGCAGACGTTTGTCTCTTTTGCCATATTGACGAGATCTATTGCAATGTTTAATATGATATCAATAGTATTTCTAACTCCAACTACCGACTATCTATGTATTGAGTTCAAGGACAACATTACCATAGAAGCTAGAAATGGGACTTGTTATGAAAATTGCACAAAATATGTTTTCCATTCGGAGGCTATGCGGACCACTTTGATATCAGAATTTGGATTGATTTGCGATAGGGAATGGATGGCAAGTTTCAGTCAGACGATTATAATGTGTGGCGTTGTATTTGGAGTTTCAATTTTTGGATGGATCTCagatag ATTTGGCCGTCGCGTAGCACTGATTTCTTCGTCCCTTCTGAATGTTATAACCATGATACCGGCGTCATTTGTCTCCAGCTACTGGATGTTTAATTGTTTGCGGTTCGTCACTGGCATCGCTTCCGGCGGCTCTCTAATAGTTGCTATACCGGTTATAATGGAAATTACCGGGAAACGATACAGAGAGTATGCAG gaGCAACTTGTCTACTTCCTGATGGTATTGCACAAGCATTATTAGCTTTGTATGCATACTATTTACCAAATTGGGACTCATACTTGCTTGGACTTGGTGTTACATGCATTCTCATTTTGATATTGGTATGCTTTGTACCGGAATCACCTAGGTGGTTGGTAGCCAATGGAAAGGTGGATAATGCTTTGAAAATCATGTTTGGTGCTGCTAAG GTCCCCTTATGCCTCGTAGAAATAGCATTGACGAGGCTGTTTAAACGAAGAACAGCAATCGCTTCAGCATTTCTGGTCACCGGTGTCTCCATGACCGGTCTCATCTTTACTCCTGAAGGTCACTGGGCTACAACCTTGCTGGGCGTTGTAGGATTCTCCGCCAGTTCAGCGACTTACGCGGTCACCTACTTGTGCCAAGCGGAATTATTCCCTACCCCTTTGAGGAATATGTCTTTTGGTATAGTCTCCGCAGCTGGAAAGGTTGGGTCAATGATTGCCCCTTTTATAGCGAATATGTCCCCTAAGTGGGTCCCATCGTTGATATTTTCTGTACTGTCGGTCGTTGCGGTTGGGTTTTGTTTGTTACTACCGGAGACAAAGGGAAAGAATTTAAAGGATACCATTGATTAg